A window of Chryseobacterium aquaeductus genomic DNA:
GCGAATTTATGTTTTGCTTTAATATCTTTAAGAATCGTATAATCTGTACCGTCTAAGTGCACCGATTCTCCGGCAGGTAAATCCAACAGCGCTACAATAACGTTGTCTTTGGGATTTACTTTCAGTACTTTCTTTTGCATGATTGTTTAAGAATAAAATTGAATAAAATTTTTGTAGGCAGTTTCCATGTCATTGTGATCGATTTCGTACAATGCTTTTGCTACTGCTGCTTTCAGGCCTTCAACCTTTGTAAGGTCGGTATCCCAGAACAGTTCTTCGCTTAACGCCTGTTCTGAAACGACTTCATAATCTTCGTTTTTCCAGATTTCTTTGAATCTGTTTACGATTGCTTCTTCTTCATTCAGAGGAAAAGATTTTTCACCAAAACTTCCCTGATAGAATCTGATTAAACTTGCCAGAGAGAACGTTAAGTTCAACGGAAGTTTGTTATTTCTTTCAACATACGTCAACAAACTCGGAACGACTCTTACTTTAAATTTAGATACAAAATATAAAGCGATGCTTGCCAAATGATGCTTGATGAAAGGATTTCTGAATCGATCGAAAACTTCTTCCGCAAATTCTTTCAGTTCAGTTTCATCTAAACCTAAAGTCTGATTGACTTCATTAAATATCGATTCGCTTAAAAAAGTTCCGATAAACTGGTCATCAATCGCTTCTTTCACGATTTCTTTTCCTGCTAAAATTGCCGGAGCCAACATCAAAGTATGTCCGCCATTCAAAATTCTTACTTTTCTTAAACGGTACGGCTGAATATCATCGACCACCAAAATCTGTTCGTTGATCTGATCGAAAGGAATTCTCTGTTTTAAATCTTCACCTCCCTGAATCACCCACAAAAGGAATGTTTCTGAAACCACCATCATCGGATCTTCATAATCCAACTGGTCTTCGTAAGTTGCAGCGTCATCTTTCGGATAACCCGGAACAATTCTGTCGACCAAAGTATTGTGGAAATGATTACTTTTTTCAACCCATTCTGCAAAACCTTCGTCTAAGTTCCAAAGTTTTGCATATTTTAAAATAATTCCTTTTAAAACAATTGCATTTTCTTCAATCAGCTCGCAAGGAATAATTCTTAAACCTTTATCTTCCGCTCCATTGAAATGCTTGTATCTTTCATGAAGTAAAACCGCTACTTTCGCAGGGAAATTTTTGTGCGGACCTTCGTAGGTATTTTCAGTTTCGTCGTAAGCAATTCCGGTTTCGGTTGTATTTGAAAATACAAATTCAAGCTCTTCTTCTTTTGCTAATTCCAGGAAACTATTGTAATCTACATAAGGATTGATTGACTTCTGAATCACTGAAATCACACATTTCTCATCGATGATTTCTCCTTTTTTGATTCCTCTTGAAAATAATGTGTACAGATTTCCCTGTTCTTCAAGCTTGTGAACTGAACCGTTTGGTGTAGGCTGTACATTGACAATTCCAGCATTGAAATCTGCTTCTTTATTAAGTTTATCAATCACATAATCAGTAAATCCGCGCATGAAGTTTCCTCCCCCGAACTGTACGATTTTAATTGGTAATTTTGTATTGAGTCCGCTATTTTGGCGGTTTAATTGTTGTTTTGTCTGATTTTCCATTTTTCTAATTTGAATTAAATTGTGTTTTTAATTCTGTTAAATCTTTATGCGGAATGCTTTTTTTAAACGCAAAGTCCGCGAAGATTTTTTTTAAATGCTTGATGTATATTTTTAAGTTCGCAAAGGCGTTTCACTCAGCTAAGAGCGCTACAACATTTATTTCTACTTGAACCATTAAGATTTATTAAGGAGTTAAGGTTAGTTAAGAGAAATAAATTTCTTAAGCTTGCACTTCAATTTGCCTGCAAATCCTTAATCTTTCTTAACTTCTTAATTCTCCTTAATGGTTTAAATTTTATTTCTATTTACTAATCACCTTATATTTTGGAACCAATGATTTCATTACGACCCATGCAATAAGATAAGCGACTGCACAGATGGAGAAAATAATCATGTATCCTGTATTGATTCCGTCTACTACTACAGCGCCAGATTTTTCTAATTGCTCAAAAAATCCGTCTGGTAATCTTTCATCAACGTACTGAGGATATTTTTCCAACAACGGAACTCCGTCAACGGTTGACCAAGCTTTGTGAGAATGATCAAATAAAACTCCTGAAGATTTATTAATGATAAAAGAACCTATTCCTCCTGCCATTCCACCAATTCCTGTGATGGTTGCAATTGCTTTTTTAGGGAACATATCGCCAACTGTTGAGAAGATATTTGCTGACCAAGCTTGGTGAGCCGCTCCTGCGATACCGATAATTAAAACCGGAAGCCAATAAGTGATTGTTCCTAAAGGTTGTGCTAAAAGTGCCAATAAAGGGAAAAATGCGAAGATCAACATCGCTTTCATTCTTCCGTTGTAAGCGTTCATTCCTTTCTTTTCAACAAAATATTTTGGAAGCCATCCGCCGATAATGGATAGTAAAGTAATCATGTACAATACGAATAAAGGCAATGCACTTTCTGTAGAATCCATTCCGTATACCGAACTTAAGTAAGCCGGAGTCCAGAATAAAAAGAACCACCAAACACCGTCTGTCATAAATTTACCGAAAGCAAAAGCCCAGGTTTGTCTGTAGCTGAAACATTCTTTAAACGTAAATACTTTTTCCGGAACTGATTTATCTTCGTTGGGAAGATCGTCCTGATCCTGATTGATATACGTTAATTCATGCTCGTTAACTCTTTTGTGTAAATGAGGTTTTTTGTAAACGAAAACCCAAAGTCCCATCCAGACAAATCCTAAAGCACCAATAATGATAAACGCCCATTCCCAACCCATTGATTTTGCAATAAATGGAATTGTTAGCGGTGCTGCCAAAGCTCCAACCGTAGCTCCAGCATTCCAGATACTTGTAGAAAATGCTCTGTCTTTTTTAGGGAAATATTCTGCCGTAGTTTTGATTGCCGCCGGGAAATTTCCTGCCTCACCAATAGCCAATACGAAACGTGCAAAAACAAATAACGTGACACTCGTACTGATGATTGCAGAAGTGTTAGAAACTGTTCCGATCAATTCTTTAGAACCGTGAAAACCTGCCGTCCAAGTTCCGGTAAGAATTCCTGACGTCGCGATTCCACAGAACGCGTGTAAAACTGCACCAACAGACCAAACTCCGATTGCCCAAAGGAAACCTTTTTTGGTATCCATGAAATCCACGAACTTTCCAGCGAAAAGCATTCCCACTGCATAAAATATAGAGAATAATGCGGTGATGTTTCCGTAATCGTTGTTATTCCAGTGAAATTCTGGTGCGATAAAATCTTTCCACGTCAAAGATAAAACCTGACGATCCAGATAATTGATCGTGGTGGCGAGAAATAACAGGAGACAAATCGTCCATCTGTATTGTGTCGGCTTAAGAGATTTAACTGAACTCATAGTCAATTTATTTATTTTAAAGTCTGAATAATATCCAGCACTTTTTTGGTTTCATGTTCTATCGTCTTATAGTCTTTTGCAAGCATCAATTCTTTGCTTACGAGCTTGCTGCCCATTCCCACAGCAGAAACTCCGGCTTTGAACCAGCTTTCAATACTTTCTTTTGTAGTATCAACACCTCCGGTCGGCATAAATTTCAGATTGGGGAAAACATCTTTGATGGCACTCATAAATCCTGGTCCCAAAGCGTTTCCTGGGAATAATTTAATGAAAGTTACACCTGCAGTTTCCGCCGCAATAATTTCGGTAGGTGTCATACAACCCGGACTGTACAATAAGTCTTTCGGAATTAAAAACGCTGCAACTTCCGCTACAAAACCTGGACTGATAAAGAAATCTGCTCCCGCTTTGTAATATTCTTCAGCTTGTTTTACATTTTTGATGGTTCCGATTCCCAGTAGCATTTCAGGCATTTCAGCATTACGAATTTCTACCATTTTTGTGAAATTACTCAACGCAGCTTCTCCACGGCTGGTGTATTCTACCGCACGGATTCCTGCTTTGTAAAGCGATCTCAATATTTCTAAAGTTACCGTTTCATCAGCATTGTAATACAGAGGCAAAGCTCCTTGATTGATGATGGTGTTTGTAACCAATTGAATTTTTGTCATTTTGTTTTAATTATTTTGTTAAAATAATCTTTGATGGGGTTTTTATCCATCCTTTGGTATGCTGTTCCCTTTGGGGACTTTACTAAAATTTGATTTTCTTCCACCCTTTAGGGTTGGGGAAAAGAAGAAAATTGGATTTTATTTGATAGGATTTTATCCTATCCTTTGTTAGATCGTTCCATCGGAACTTTCTATGCTGTTTTTTTGAACACAGAGTTCACTAAGTCTTTTTACTGCTAACTGTTTTTTAGTTTCACAGAGCCGCTTCGCTTGTAAAAGACCATTATAATTTTAAATATGATGACTTCTTTTACTCTGAAAACTTCCTGAGCCAACTGCTAAAAGCCAAAAGCCAAAAGCGAAAAACTACCTCTTGATGCGTCCTCCGGAATTTCCGGCCATTACTTCGAGAATATCTTCTGCGCTGCAGTAATTGATGTCGCCTAAAATGGTGTGTTTGATGGCGCAGGCTGCGTTGGCGAAATTTAATGCTTTTTCGTCGTCGAAATTTAATAAACCATAAATCAAACCTGCGGCAAAAGCATCGCCCGTTCCTATTCTGTCGACTACGTTGTCTACTTCTAAAAACACAGTTTCAAAGTAGTTTCCGTTGACTAAAGCTCTTCCCTGCGTTTGCTGAGAACTCGCCGTAACGCCGATTCTTATTTTGTCGAAAATTTTATGAATGGATGGACATTGTTTTTTTAGTTCTTCACAAGCTTCCATGAAACCTTGCTGATCTGATGAAAACTGAGTTCCTAAAATTTCATTGATCTCATTTACTCCACCGATGAAAATCGTTGAGTAAGAAACCAATTCCTTTAAAACTTCATTTCCGTTTTTGCCATATTTCCAAAGGTTGGAACGGTAAGCCGGATCCGTTGTTACTTCAATTCCCATTTCGCGGGCAGTGAGCAAACCTTCTTTCAAAGTTTCGTAAGCGCCTTCAGAAATTCCCGGACTGATACCTGTCCAGTGGAAATATTCGCAACCTTCCAAAGCTTTTTTCCAGTCTATCTGTTCAGGTTTGATGTTGGCAAAAGAGCCATTCAGCCTGTTGTAAGCAATTCTGCTTGCACGAACGGATGAACCAACTTCAAGGAAATATAAACCTAAAGGATGTTCATTTTTATTGATGAAAGCTGTATTAATTCCAAAACTTTTGATGAAAGACAATGCTGATTCTCCCACAAAATCGTCAGAAACATTGCTGATATGCGTCACGTTG
This region includes:
- a CDS encoding beta/alpha barrel domain-containing protein is translated as MTKIQLVTNTIINQGALPLYYNADETVTLEILRSLYKAGIRAVEYTSRGEAALSNFTKMVEIRNAEMPEMLLGIGTIKNVKQAEEYYKAGADFFISPGFVAEVAAFLIPKDLLYSPGCMTPTEIIAAETAGVTFIKLFPGNALGPGFMSAIKDVFPNLKFMPTGGVDTTKESIESWFKAGVSAVGMGSKLVSKELMLAKDYKTIEHETKKVLDIIQTLK
- a CDS encoding sugar kinase, with translation MSKILTFGEVIMRLSPPGNKTMKQSHEMEFFFGGTELNVASSLATMGCNVTHISNVSDDFVGESALSFIKSFGINTAFINKNEHPLGLYFLEVGSSVRASRIAYNRLNGSFANIKPEQIDWKKALEGCEYFHWTGISPGISEGAYETLKEGLLTAREMGIEVTTDPAYRSNLWKYGKNGNEVLKELVSYSTIFIGGVNEINEILGTQFSSDQQGFMEACEELKKQCPSIHKIFDKIRIGVTASSQQTQGRALVNGNYFETVFLEVDNVVDRIGTGDAFAAGLIYGLLNFDDEKALNFANAACAIKHTILGDINYCSAEDILEVMAGNSGGRIKR
- a CDS encoding tagaturonate reductase, which codes for MENQTKQQLNRQNSGLNTKLPIKIVQFGGGNFMRGFTDYVIDKLNKEADFNAGIVNVQPTPNGSVHKLEEQGNLYTLFSRGIKKGEIIDEKCVISVIQKSINPYVDYNSFLELAKEEELEFVFSNTTETGIAYDETENTYEGPHKNFPAKVAVLLHERYKHFNGAEDKGLRIIPCELIEENAIVLKGIILKYAKLWNLDEGFAEWVEKSNHFHNTLVDRIVPGYPKDDAATYEDQLDYEDPMMVVSETFLLWVIQGGEDLKQRIPFDQINEQILVVDDIQPYRLRKVRILNGGHTLMLAPAILAGKEIVKEAIDDQFIGTFLSESIFNEVNQTLGLDETELKEFAEEVFDRFRNPFIKHHLASIALYFVSKFKVRVVPSLLTYVERNNKLPLNLTFSLASLIRFYQGSFGEKSFPLNEEEAIVNRFKEIWKNEDYEVVSEQALSEELFWDTDLTKVEGLKAAVAKALYEIDHNDMETAYKNFIQFYS
- a CDS encoding MFS transporter — translated: MSSVKSLKPTQYRWTICLLLFLATTINYLDRQVLSLTWKDFIAPEFHWNNNDYGNITALFSIFYAVGMLFAGKFVDFMDTKKGFLWAIGVWSVGAVLHAFCGIATSGILTGTWTAGFHGSKELIGTVSNTSAIISTSVTLFVFARFVLAIGEAGNFPAAIKTTAEYFPKKDRAFSTSIWNAGATVGALAAPLTIPFIAKSMGWEWAFIIIGALGFVWMGLWVFVYKKPHLHKRVNEHELTYINQDQDDLPNEDKSVPEKVFTFKECFSYRQTWAFAFGKFMTDGVWWFFLFWTPAYLSSVYGMDSTESALPLFVLYMITLLSIIGGWLPKYFVEKKGMNAYNGRMKAMLIFAFFPLLALLAQPLGTITYWLPVLIIGIAGAAHQAWSANIFSTVGDMFPKKAIATITGIGGMAGGIGSFIINKSSGVLFDHSHKAWSTVDGVPLLEKYPQYVDERLPDGFFEQLEKSGAVVVDGINTGYMIIFSICAVAYLIAWVVMKSLVPKYKVISK